ATCAACCGCCCCGAAGATGTTGGCGTAATCGGTCATCGCTACGGCCTGCATGCCGAATGCCCTGGTTTTGGCCACCAGATCGGGGATGCGGATGGCGCCGTTTAAGAGTGAGTATTCGGTGTGGTTGTGGAGGTGAACGAAGGGCATCAAACCAAATGTGCTTCCCTGGCCTGTTGGCGGATAAAATGGGAAAGTTCCCGAAGAGCCTTGTTGACGGATCGCGAGTCGGGGAAATTTCTGGCCACGTCGGGCTCAAGGACGACAACATTGGTCCCCCTCGCGTATCTCCCGGCGTACTTGCCTCTCACTCCCCCATGGAAATCGTATTCCGGAAGCATTCTCCATTTTTGGGTCTTTTTACTTTTCTTCATAATCTCGTATTTCCTTTTTAGTCGCCGGTCGCGCGCTGACAATCTTGATTGTACCATCTCTATCGGTATGCGCAACAACAACTGTCATTCCCCTTCCGGATTGCCCAACCGTTATAAAACGCTCCTCCCCGGCAGAATGGATCGGATCGGCTTGATCTATCTCATCTCCCACTTCCGGCAATTCCCCGCAGGGTCGAATTCCACGCAGACGGGGGTCGGTTGGCAATTATAAATCCCCGGTTTGCCGCAGGGGATAACCAGATATTCATAGGCAATCCATATTGCCAGGCCGGCAAGAATAAAAGCGATAACCAGCCACAGATAAAATCTTTTTTTCATGCCGTTGGTAAAATTATTCCCACTCAATCGTCCCCGGCGGCTTGGAGGTGATATCGTAGACCACGCGGTTGATCCCCTTTACTTCATTGATAATCCGGCTCGCGATTCGGCCGAGCAGTTCGTGCGGGAGATCGGCCCAGTCAGCCGTCATCCCGTCCTGACTCTTCACCACCCGCAGGGCGCAGACGCTCTCATAGGTTCGTTCGTCCCCCATCACGCCGACCGACTGCACCGGCAATAGAACGGCAAAGGCCTGCCAGAGGTACTCGTAAAAACCGGCCCTTTTGATCTCTTCCATCACAACAGCATCCGCGGAGCGGAGCAGGTCAAGCCTCTGTCTGGTCACGGCGCCGATCACGCGGATGGCCAGCCCCGGCCCGGGAAACGGATGACGGTTGATGATTTCATCCGGCATTCCCAAATCGCGGCCGAGCCGACGGACCTCGTCCTTGAAAAGTTCGCGGAACG
The Deltaproteobacteria bacterium DNA segment above includes these coding regions:
- a CDS encoding BrnT family toxin, producing the protein MRPCGELPEVGDEIDQADPIHSAGEERFITVGQSGRGMTVVVAHTDRDGTIKIVSARPATKKEIRDYEEK